The nucleotide sequence GCCCCCGAGAGCACGTCCCCGGCGACCCGCACGAGGATGCCGGCCGGGCCCCGCCGCACCCGCGAGCAGCGCAGCTCGTGGGCGAGCGCGGCGACCCGCTCCCCGGGGTCGAGGGCCGTCCACTCGGGCAGGGCGACGACGAGAGCGGCTCCCCCGAGGTAGCCGGTGGGGTGGACCCGTGTCGCGGCGCCCGTGTCGACGAGCACGCGGGCCGGGGCCGCGACGCCGACCTCGGCGGACACGGCGTCGACGAGCTCGTGCAGCGCGGGCTGCTCGTCGCGCGAGGTGGGGAGCGCGCGCCGGTCGACGCGCGCCGGGCGCGGCACGAGGCGCCAGAGCAGGAGGGCGCCGAGGAGCCCCCAGACCCAACGGCTCACGCCGTCGTCGAGGACCAGCACGGCGACCCACCCGACGACGAGGGCCAGCAGCCCGAGGACGACCACCAGCGCGAGCAGCACGGCGGCCACCGCGGCGAGCGTGGCGGACGGGGCACGGCGGGAGTCGGTCACCCGCCGAGGCTAACCCCGACGGACCGGCCTGCGGCTCAGGCGCCGACGGTCCACTTCTCGCCGTCCCAGTACCGGTGGCGGCGACGGCTCGTCGGCGAGGCGTACCAGCCCGGCGCGAGCCCCCCGCCGGCGCTGTTCGCGTCCTTGATGACCCGCCGGGTGTGGAACGTCGGGACCAGGGCGGCGAGCACCCCGACCGCGCAGCCGACGGTCAGCACGTAGAGCCCGACCCCCGCGTCGACCGTCGCGTCCGAGAACGCGTCGACGACCTCCGGGGCCGCCGCCGCGAACCACGACGGGCGACCGACGGACGCACCGGGGCGCAGGACGAGCACCCAGAACGCGAAGGTCACGAACGACCCCGCCGTCAGGCCGACGACGGCGGCGAGCCGCCAGACGACGCCGACGAACCGCATCCGGGTGATGATGAGCGCGATGCCCATGAGCAGCGCCCAGGCACCCGTCATGAGCAGGTAGGTGCGGAACGAGTCGTCGAGGCGCACCGACGCCCCGTCGGGGCGCAGCCCGAGCAGCGCCCACACCCGGGGGGCGACCGTGCCCCGGTCGACCGTGTACACCGGCAGCAGCGTCCCGAGCATGACGATCGCCGCGCCGAGGCCGAGCGTCAGGCCGGCGACGACGTGGCTGCGTGTGTGCCTGACCTGCGCCATTCCACTACCTCCCACGGACTCGTGGTGAGTGTGACACCGAGAGCGCTGCTCGACGGGTGACTTCGCGCAAACTCGGTCCGGCCGGCCGGGACGGCGCGCTGCTCAGCGGTCCGCGACGGCCTCGCGCAGCAGGCGCCAGAGCTCCTCGACGTCGGCCCGCTCGGTCGTCTCGGCGCCGATCGACACCCGGACCATCCAGCGGTCGTCGAGCTTGCTCGCCCCGAGGAAGACCCGCCCCGTCGCGTTGACGGCGTCGAGCCAGGCGAGCGTGTGGGCGTCGAGGTCGTCCCCGGTCAGCCCCTCGGGCTCGTGGACGACGCACACCGTCTGCAGCTCGACGGGCGCGAGGACCCGCCATCCCGGCTCGGCCTCGACCTGCTCGGCGAACCAGCGCGCGTTGGCCAGGTCGCGTCGCAGCCGCTCGCGGATGGCCTCGACGCCGTCCAGCCGGAGGTGGAACCACAGCTTGAGCGCGCGGAAGCGCCGGCCGAGCGGGATGCCCCAGTCCTTGTACTGGACGACCTGGTCGTCGGTGCTCGCCCGCAGGTAGCTCGGCGTCGTCGACATCACCGAGACGAGGTGGTCGACGTCGCGGACGTAGAGGAGCGAGGTGTCGAGGACGGTGCCCATCCACTTGTGCGGGTTCCACGCGAGGCTGTCGGCGTCGTCGACACCCGCGAAGAGGTGGCGCATCTCGGGCAGGAGCATCGCCGAGCCGGCCATCGCCGCGTCGACGTGCACCCACGCGCCGTGCTCGCGCGCGACCTCGACGATGGCGGGCACCGGGTCCATCGCCGTCGTGCCGGTCGTGCCGACCGCGGCGACGACGACCGCCGGCACGCGACCGGCCGCGACGTCGTCGGCCATCGCGCGGCGCAGCGCCTCGGGGTCCATCGCGTAGGTGACCGGGTCGACGTCGACGTAGCGCAGGTTGTCGGCGCCGAAGCCCGCGAGGAGGACGGCCTTGGGGACCGAGCTGTGCGCCTGCGGCGAGGAGTAGGCGACGAGCGGGGCGTCGAGGGACTGGAGGCCGCCGCGGTGCTCGGAGCCGTCGCTCGCGCGCTCGCGGGCGGCGAGCATGGCGACGAGGCCGGCGGTCGAGGCGGTGTCCTGGATGGCGCCCTTCCACTCCGGGGCGAGGCCGCAGAGGTCGCGCAGCCAGTCGGTGACGACCTGTTCGACCTCGGTGAGCGCCGGCGCCGACTGCCACGTGATGCCGAGGGCCGCGACGCCCCCCGACGCGATGTCGCCGAGGACGCTCGCGAGGCTCGCGTTGCTCGGGAACCAGCCGTAGAAGCCGGGGTGCTGGGTCTGGGTGACGCCGGGGACGACGACGCGGTCGAGGTCGGCGAGGACGTCGGCGAAGGCCTCGGGGGCGGTCGGCGCGTGGGCCGGCAGCGCGTCGCGGACCTCGCCCGGGCGGACCTGCGCCGCGACCGGGAGGTCGGGGACCCGGGTGCGGTGGTCGGCGATCCAGTCGATGAGCTGGTGTCCGGCGGCGCGGAACTCCTCGGGCGTCATGGCGCCATTGTGCCCACGTCGGGTCGCTCGCCCTCCACCGTCCACCACGCGGCGCGGCGGCACCGATGACCCCGCACGTGCGGGGTTGTCGTTGTCGGGAACCGGTCCGGAGCACGGCAAGCCCGCACGTGCGGGGTCGTCGAGAGAGGCCGTCAGCCGCCGGTGGGCGATGCCGAGGCCGGTGCGTAGGTGATCTTCACGGCCTTCGGGACGGTGACGAGTGCCGCGGCGTCCGTCACCGTGAACGTCTGCGCACGGCACGTCGAGGTCGGGAGCGTCGTCACGGAGTAGGGGGACGCCGTGCTGCCGTCGCCCCCACCGACGACGACCGGGACGCGCGGCGCGTCGCTCGCGGCCTGACACCCCGCGAGACCGAGCAGGGACCACAGCTGCGACCCCGCATCGGACTCGACGCGCACCATCTCGCCGACCACCGGCGCAGCGGGTGGCTGCGGCTGCTCCCCCGGGTCCGACAGCGCGAGGACGTAGGCGATGCCGCCGATCGCCGCCATGGCGCCGGCGCCCACCATGCGCTGGGTTGCGGACCTCGTGAGGCCTCGGGAGAGGGTGAAGTACTCCGCCTGGGCCAGGAGCTGGGACCGCGAGTGGGTGTAGACCGCGAGGTTGTGCGTGAGGATGCGGCGGTCCTCCTCCAGCTCGGCCACCGCCGCCCTGGCGGCCGCCTCCCCCGCCTTGCCCGCCCGGTCCGTTGCGGTGGCTCTCGCCGTGACGAGGTTCCCGTCGACCTCGAACAGGGCCGCGCGCACGCCGCGCAGCCTCGTCTGGAGGTCCGCCACCGTCCGGACCCGCACCGGCAGAGCGACCCCGGTGCCGGCCGACTCGATCTCCTCGACGAACTCCGGCGGGAGCCGGTGCAGCTCGTACATCTGCGGACGGAGCAGGTCGGTGGCCTGGGCGATCAGCCATCCGACCCCCACGAGGCCGGTGACACCGGCGAGGAACGCAGCGCCCAGCTGGTAGGGGTGCTCCTGCCAGCTGAGCTCAGGGGTGGCGACGAAGCCCTTGGCGAACATCAGGGCACCCACCGCGGCGAGGGCCGTGATGACCCACCTCACCGTCGTGCGGACGGCCTCCGCGCCCGCTGCCCACTCCCGGGGGGCGGGCAGCGTCGGGTCCTCCGCCGCGGGCGCCGGACCGTCGACGGCCGGCTTGACCGTGGCCGCGAGGGACCAGGACCCCGCGGAGGGGGGCGTCGTCACGCGCCGACGCCCTCGTCCTCGGGCGCCTCGGCGGCCGTCCCGAGGTCCTCTTCGGGGACACGGTGGTCCGGGGCGGTGTCCGCCCCCAACGGCTCCCACTCACCCGGAGGCTCGAAGTAGATCTCGCGCGCTCCGGTCACGGGGTTTCGCCGCAGCTCGCCGTTCTCGGGCATGTCCCTCTCCTCCCGCCGGTGGCCGAAGGGTAGCGACGATCGGCGGTGCCTGACCAGACCCCCGGGTCGAGCGAGGGTCCTCGCCGGCTCGAGACCCCGGAACGTCGACGAGACCCCGGCTCGGAGCCGGGGTCTCGTGGACGTCTCGGGGTGACCCCGAAACGTGGAGGCGGGTGAGGTACGTGGGGCGGTGAAGCGCCTCGGTCAGAGGTTGATCATGTGGCCGGCGATGCCCTCGACGGCCTCCTTGACCGCCTCGGACAGCGTCGGGTGCGCGAAGACGTTGCGCGACACCTCGTCCGCGGTGAGGTCCCACTTCTGCGCGAGGGTCAGCACGGGCAGCAGCTCGGTGACGTCGGGGCCGATCATGTGGGCGCCGATGATCTCGTTGTGCTCGGCGTCGGCGACGATCTTGACGAAGCCGACCGCATCCCCGAGGCCCATCGCCTTGCCGTTGGCGCTGAACGGGAACTTCGCCGTCTTGACGTCGTAGCCCTTCTCCTTGGCCTGCGCCTCGGAGTAGCCGAAGGAGCCGATCTGCGGGTGGCAGTAGGTCGCGCGCGGGATGAAGTCGTACTCGACCGGCATCGTCTCGGCGCCGGAGAGGTGCTCGGCGGCGACGACGCCCTGGGCCTCGGCGACGTGCGCGAGCATCAGCCTCGCGGTGCAGTCGCCGATCGCGTAGACGTTCTCGACGTTCGTGCGGCCGTACTCGTCGATGGCGATGGCGCCGCGCTCGGTCAGCTGCACGCCGGCGGCCTCGAGGCCGTAGCCCTCGGTGCGCGGGGCGAAGCCGATGGCCGACATGAACTTGTCGGCCTCCAGCACCTGCTGGTCGCCGCCCGCGGCGGGCGAGACGGTGACGCGGACGCCGGAGCCGGTGTCCTCGACGGCCTCGACCTTCGTCGAGAGCATGATCTTCACGCCCAGCTTCTTGTAGTGCTTGAGGAGCTCCTTGGAGATCTCCTCGTCCTCGGTCGGAACCATCCGGTCGAGGAACTCGACGATCGTGACGTCGACGCCGAAGTTCTTCATGACGTACGCGAACTCGACCCCGATGGCGCCGGAGCCGGCGATGACCATCGAGCCGGGGAGGTTCTCGTCGAGGATCTGCTCCTCGTAGGTGACGACGTTCTGCGACACCTCGACGCCGGGCAGCATCCGGGTGACGGCGCCGGCCGCGATGATCAGGTGGTCGAAGGTCAGCTGACGGGTCGAGCCGTCGTTGAGCGCGACGTCCATCGAGGTGGCGCTGGTCAGGGTCCCCCAGCCGTCGACCTCCTCGATCTTGTTCTTCTTCATGAGGAAGTGGACGCCCTTGACGATGCCGGCCGACACCTTGCGCGAGCGCGCGTGGGTGGCGCCGTACTTCATCGTCGCCTCGCCCTCGATGCCGAACAGCTCCTTCTCGTGCTGGAGCGTGTGCGCGAGCTCGGCGTTCTTGATGAGCGCCTTCGAGGGGATGCAGCCGACGTTGAGGCAGACCCCGCCCCAGTACTTCTTCTCGACGACCGCGACCTTCTTCCCGAGCTGGGAGGCGCGGATCGCCGCGACGTACCCACCGGGACCAGCACCGAGCACCACGACATCGAAGTCAGCCATGGGTCCCACCCTACTGAGTGGCGGGCGGGTGGCGGTCGGTGGTCCCGGCCAGAGCGGCGGCAGCCGGCTCGATGTCGTCGGCGTGCGCCCGGCGCGCCCGCCAGGCCTCCAGTCCTCGGCGGAGCAGGCCCGTCATCCAGAGGTAGAGGAGCAGGCCGGGCAGGGTCCCGGCGCCCGCGAGCAGCAGCGCGAGCGGGCCGGACTCGAGCAACGGCACCCCCGAGGCCACGAGCCGCAGCCCGGCCTCGACGGCGGCGGTCACGACGAGCGCGGTCACCGCGGCGAGCACGGGGACGTCGCGCAGCGGTGAGCGCAGCCGCCCGCCCGCCCGGTGGATGAGCGAGTGCACCCGCCACAGGCCGACCGCGTTGGCCACCAGCGCCGCCAGGCCGACCCCGACCGACCCGACGACGGGGACGACCGCGGCCGAGAGCAGGATCATGAGGGAGACGGAGACGGCGGTCGCCCGCGCCTCGACGCCCGCGTGCCCGGACGCCACCGCCCACTGGAGCTGCACCTGCGGCAGCAGGGCCACGAGGTGCGCGACGACGAGCAGGGCGGCCACCTCGCCGGGGAGCGACCCCTCGATGGGCAGCCACGCGTTGATGCCGAGGTACGCGGCCGGCACGGCGACGGCGGCCAGCCCGACGACCACCCGCACCCACATCGCCTGGATCCCGTGCGTGACCGAGGCCGCGACCGGTGCCGGCTCGCTCGCGACGACCGCGCCGAGCCGGGCCTGGACCGGCCCGAGGGCGTTGGCCGGCAGCGTGCGGAGGTTCTGCGCGAAGGTCGCCCCCGGCCCGAACGCGGCGACCTCGGTGGGTCGCACCCGCCCGACGAGCAGCAGGAGGCCCTGGGTCGAGAAGACGGTGAGAAGACCCGAGGCCTGGACGCGCCAGGCCGTGCGGGCGAAGTCCCGCGCCTCGTCGGCACCGACCAGCCGGGCCCCGCGCAGCGGCACGAGCCGCAGCGCGCTCGGGACGATGACGAGGGTGGCCACGGCGGTCTGCACGACGTAGGCGAGCGCCACCCCGTCGAGTCCCGCGCCGGCCCGCAGCGTGAGGAACATCGTCACCGCGTACCCGACGTAGCTGAGCAACGTCGCCCCCGCGGTGAGGGCGAACCGCATGTGGCTGTGGAGGAGGGCGACGAGGATCCCGCGCAGCAGGGCCACGGCGACGACGAGGGTGACGACGCGCAGCAGGTGCGTCGTCTCGTCGAGGAGGTCCGGCGGCGTGCTGAAGAAGGCTGCGACCCGGCGGTCGACGACGAGCAGCGGCGCCAGCGTGAGCAGCTGGAGCGCCAGGACAGGGAGGACGAGCGAGACCACGAGGTTGCGTGCGCCCTCGACGTCCCGGCGCGCGGCGAACCCCGAGAAGTACCGCAGCGCCGTCCGGTAGACCCCGCCGTCGACCTGGCCGAAGAACATCGCCACACCGCTCGCGACGAGCCACAGCCCGTACCGCGTCTCGCCGAGCCGGCCGATGACGAACGGGGTGAGGGCGATGTTGACGGCCACCGGCGCGAGCTGCGCGGCGGTCAGCCACGCGGCGCTGCGGCCGATCCGCCCCTCCGACCGGCTCACGTCGGCACCACGGTGGCCCGGAGGAAGTCGCCCATCGCGTCACCGGTGCGCGCGAGGACGAACTCCTCGCAGACGGCCTCCCGGCCCGCGCGGCCCATCGCCCGGCGCCGCTCCGGGTCGTCCTGGAGCGTCGCGACCGCCGCTGCGAGCGCCGCGGCGTTGGTCGGAGGGACGACGAGCCCGTCGACCCCGTGGGTGACGAGCTCACCGACGGCTCCGACGGCGGTCGTCACGACCGGCAGGCCGGAGGCCATCGCCTCCATGAGCACGACGGGCAGGCCCTCGTTGAACGACGACATGACGAAGACGTCGGCGCGCCGCATCTCCTCGACGACCTCGGCCTCGTTCCGTGCTCCCACGAAGATCTCCTCGCCCGGCAGCCCGAGCCCGGCCGCCGAGGCGAGCAGTCGGTCCCGCATCGGGCCCTGTCCCACGACCCGCAGCTCGACGGCGCGCCCCTGCGCCACGAGGTCGGCGACGGCGCGCAGCAGGACCGGAAAGCCCTTGACCGGGTCCAGCCGCCCCACGGTGAGCAGGCGGAGCGGGCGCGCGGACGGCTCGTCGGTGGGCGACCCGCAGGGGGCGAACCGCTGCGGGTCGACCCCCATCCGTACGACGGACAGCCGCGGCCAGTGGGCCTCGTCGACGAAGGGCAGGACCTGCGCCTTGCAGTAGTCGCTGATGCAGGCGACGGCGTGGGCGTCGGTGATCTTGGCGGCGATGTCCCACTGCTCGATCTTGCTGAACTCCGCCGACCCGTGGAGGCTCAGCGTCCACCGCCACGAGCCCGGACCGTCGACGGCGTCACCCATCCGGCAGGCGAGCCGGGCGACGTCCGCCGGGACGTTGGCGTGGTGCACGTGCACGTGGCGCAGGCCGCGACGGGCCATGGCCTCGAAGAGCACCGCGGCCTCGCCGAGGTAGAACAGCTGCCAGAGCCTCGCGCGCGGGGTCCGGTCGCCCCAGGCGAGGGCCGCCCGCAGGCCGGCGAGGGCCGCGCGCGGTCGGCGGGCGAGCGCGAGGAGCGCCCGCGCCGCTCCCCCGGCGCCACCACCCACGAGCGCCGTCGTCCGCGCGGCCTCCTCACGCATCGGGTCGGACACGAGGTCCTCGGCGGGCGTGGGACGGATGGCGAAGGTGCTGACTTCGAAGCCGCGCTCGCGCAGCGCCGCGACCTCGCGGGCGATGAAGGTGTGGGAGATCGCGGGGTAGCGCGTCGTCAGGTACGCGACCCGGCGCGTCCCGGCCGCAGCGGTCGTCTCGACCGCCGCGGTCGCCCCGCTCGCCGCGTCGCTCACGAGCCCTGCCTCGCCGTCGTGTCCGTCGCCCAGCCCCCCGAGCCGCGCACCGCGCGCGCCCGCAGACGGGCGGTCACGGCGACGGCCCCGAAGACCGTGAGGTCGGCGAGGAGGAGCGGACGCCGCACGAGCAGGCCCGCGAGCGAGGCGATCGTCTGCCGCGTGGTGCGACCCGGACCTGCGGCGCCGGTCCCGGCGGCGGGCGCCGCGGAGGCGTTGCCACGGGCCACCCGCGTCCGCACCCGGACGAGGGAGGCGAGGTCCCGCGGCGGCCAGACCCGCACCTCTCCCGCCGCCCGCACCCGCTCGTCGACGCCGAACCGGGAGCTGACGAACAGGTCGTCCGCGTGCAGGTCGGGGAAGCGGTCGAAGCGTCGACGGCCGGCCGCCGAGACCGCGTAGAGGCCGTGCCCGACGACCCCGTCCCGGGTCGCGGGGACGAGGGCCTGGACCCGGTAGTGGGCGCGGACCGGCCACGAGCAGCCGGTGAGGTCGTACGCCACGCGCGGCGCGCACACGAGCGGGTCGGTGCCCGAGACGAGGCGGACGACGTCGGTGAGCCCCTCGGCGTCGACCCGCACGTCGGCGTCCAGGTAGACCCGCGCGGCCCCGCGGGCGGCCGCGTCGCCCGCGTTGAGCGCCTCGACCTTCGACCCGACGGGGTGCTCGACGACCGTGACCCACGGGTGCGCGCGCGCGACCTCCGCGGTGCGGTCGGTGCACCCGTTGGCGACGACGACGACGTCGAGCGCGAGCGGGCCGACGAGCGGCTCGAGGCCCGCGAGGCAGCGCGGCAGCCGGGACTCCTCGTCGTGCGCCGGGATGACCACGCTCACCCCACCTCTGGGCGTCCCCTCGTCAGGCACGGTTACCCTCCCCGTCGAGCCGGCTGCGCAGCACCCGCGCCGGGACGCCGCCGACGACGCTGAAGGCGGGGACGTCACGCGTCACGACGGCCCCCGCGGCGAGGACGGAGCCCCGGCCGACGGTGACGCCGGCGGTGATCGTGACGTTGGCCCCGATCCACACGTCGTCCTCGACCCGGATGGGCCGGTCCTCGGCGAAGCCCTGGACGTTCATCGGCACGTCGGTGCGCGGGAACGCGTGGTCGCGGCTGAGCATCGTGCAGCGCGGACCCATCATCACGTCGTCCCCGATGCTGATCGTGCCGTGCAGGTCGCAGTCGACACCGAGCCCGCTGCGCGAGCCGAGCGATATCCCTCTGCCGGAGCCGAACCGAGCCCCGGACTCGACGTTGACGTCGTCGCCCGCGCGGTCGAGCAGAGCGCCCGCGAGCCGTCCGCGCATCGTGCGGCCGAGGCTCCCTCCGGGCGCGGTGCTGCGTGGCAGCCGTCGCGCCCACCCGTAGTACGCCACGTAGGCGAGCCCGCGCCTCAGCACGCCGGCTCCCGCGTGCCGACCGTGTCGGCCCCGGAGGTCGACGACGCGCCGACCCGACGCAGCTGCGCCTCCCGGGCCACGTGCCGCGCGCGCATCGCCCGGGCAGCACCGGGGACGAAGCCCACGACGAGGGCGTGCAGCCGCGCGCGCCGGTCCTCGACGAGCAGCGGCAGGATGCGACGGTGGTGCCGCTTGGCCTGCCGGATGTCCCCCGCCGCGAGCGCGTCCGCGCCGAGGGCGGCCAGCCGCTGGGAGGAGACCCCCTCGCCACGACGGCGCAGGTAGCGGCGCTCCTCGTCCGTGAGGACGCCGTGCCACAGCTCCTTTGCGCGGCGGGCCACGAGGCGCTCGCCGGCGTCGAACCGCCCGGCGTCCGTGGACAGGGAGCCGGCCGACATCCGGTAGATGGCCGAGGGCCGGGACTGCTCGACGACGCGCCACCCCGCGAAGACCGCGCGGAGCCACAGGTCCCAGTCCTCCAGCTGGCGCAGCTCCTCGTCGAACCCGCCGACCTCGTCGAACAGCCGCCGGGGGAAGACCGAGAAGATGCCCACGAAGTTGCGCTGCAGGATGGTGAGGCGCTGACGGTCCGGGGCGGGCACCTTGCCGCGCAGGAGGGTCCGGCCCGGCACGATGCCGACCGCGGTGGAGAGCAGCGCGTCGTTCGTCACGATCGTGCGCTCCGGGCTCGCGGCCAGCAGGGCCACGCTGCGCGAGACCATCGCCGGCAGGAGCTGGTCGTCGGCGTCGCAGAAGGCGATGAGGTCACCGCGGGCGGCGCGGACCCCGCGGTTGCGCGCCGCGGCCGCTCCCGCGTTGGGGCCGGTCAGCACGGTGACGAGGTCGCCGTAGCCGCGGCACACGGCGAGCGTCCGGTCCGTCGAGCCGTCGTCGACGACGACGAGCTCGACGTCAGGGTGGTCCTGCTGGAGCACGCTGGAGATGGCGGCGCCGATGGTCCGCTCGGCGTTGTAGGCGGCCATGACCACGGTCACCCGGGCCGGTCCTGCGGTGTCCACGCTCACGCGAGCGCCTCCTCTGACGGGGTCGTGCGTCGTGACGTGACGGGGACGGCGGCCGAGCCGAGGGCCACCCCGGCGACGAGCCAGGCGACGAAGGTCGGGAACGGCGTCGCCATCGGGCCGAAGAACCCTCCGACGACCCAGACGGTCAGGCAGGCGACCGACAGCACCCGCCAGACGGCGAGGTCACCCTGCGGCCGCTGCCCCAGGACGGCGAACGGACCGAGGACGAGGACGGCGACGAAGCAGACGGCGGCGGGGATGCCCAGCTCGGCCGCGCGCGACAGCAGCACGTTGTGCACCTCGATGACGACGTTGTTGATCGGGTAGGTGTCCGCCTGGCGCACCCACTCGGCCGCCTCGGGGAAGAAGCGTCGCCAGCCGATGCCCGTCCACGGCAGGTCGGCGAGGATCCGTCCGGCGGCCTCGTTGCTGCCGAGGCGGTCGTAGACGGGGCGCGCGTCGGACCCACGCTCGGTGAGGACCGTCGAGGCGGCGGGAACCGCGGCGAGGAGCGAGAAGAGGCCCACGCCGCCGGCGACCACGACCGAGGTGATGACGCGGCGCAGGGCGGGTGCGAGGACGAACGCCACGACGAGGGCGAGCGCGGCGGCGATCCACATGGCCCGGGTGAGGGCCAGCCCGACGCCCACGAGGTCGAGCAGTGCGACCGCGCCGGCGAGCGTGCGCCACCGGGGCCGGCGCACCGCGAGGGCGACCGCGGCGGCCCCGCAGAGCGCGAGGGCGGCGCCCATCCCCTCGGGCGACAGGAACGGTCCCCGCGCGCGGCCGAAGCCGAGGCCGATGTCTGGGTCGACGACGTAGCGGGGCAGGACGAGCCCCGGTTCGGCGATCTCGAGCAGGGCGGTCAGGCCCAGCCAGAGCCCGATCGCGGTGAGCACGGCCAGCAGGAGGTCGCGCCGCTCCGGCGTGGAGAACACGACCCCGCCGAGGGCGAAGAGGACGAAGGGCATCGCCACCCGGTCGACGAACCCGTACACGGCGACGGAGTCGAACGGCTCCGGGTGGGTGAGCATCGACAGCAGGACCCAGGCGGAGAACGCGAGCATCAGCCACTCGACGCGCGCGGGCACGGCCCGGCGTCGCCCCTCCAGCAGCGCCATCAGGATCGCGGCCCCGAGGAGGAGGCGGTCCGGGCCGAGGGGCAGGCCGATCCGCCAGGCGTTGCCGGAGAACAGGTTCGACGCCAGCCCGGCGAGCACCAGCAGCGGGACGAGGGCCACGCCCCGCGCGGTGGCGAGGCCGGGGACGAGGCGCCGTCCGCGCGGGACAGGGCGCGCGTCAGGCCGCAGGACCGTCGACACGTCGAGCCCTGGAGGAGCGCGCGGGCCGACGACCGTCGAGCACCCGGACGAGGACGAGGGCGACGAGGACCCCGAGCCCGAGCCCCACGAGCGCCAGCCGCTGCGTCGCGGCGGACCGGTCGGACCCCACGACCTGCCCACCGCTGCCGACGAGGCTGAGCTGCGCCTCGGTCGACTGCTGCGACACCAGCCGCCGGTAGCGGTCCTGGAGCCCGCCGAGGACGAGGGCGGCCCGGGCGGCGTCCTGGTCGGCCTTCACCTTGGCGGCCCGTGCGTCGGCGAGGTCGGGGTCGTCCGCCGAGCGGCTCTCCCGCAGCTCGACGACCGTGGCGGTCGCGTCGTCCAGCGCCGTGTCCGCCTCGCGCACCGCCAGGGACTGCTCGACCGCCTGGTCGAGCACCGCGTCGGCGTCCTGCGCCTGCGCCGCGGCATCGACCTGAGCCCGCAGCGTCTCGGCGGTCGCCTCGACGGCGGCCAGCGCCGTCCGTGCCTCCCCGGAGGTGGCCTCGACCCGCAGGACGTTGGACTC is from Arthrobacter sp. NEB 688 and encodes:
- a CDS encoding O-antigen ligase family protein, with protein sequence MSTVLRPDARPVPRGRRLVPGLATARGVALVPLLVLAGLASNLFSGNAWRIGLPLGPDRLLLGAAILMALLEGRRRAVPARVEWLMLAFSAWVLLSMLTHPEPFDSVAVYGFVDRVAMPFVLFALGGVVFSTPERRDLLLAVLTAIGLWLGLTALLEIAEPGLVLPRYVVDPDIGLGFGRARGPFLSPEGMGAALALCGAAAVALAVRRPRWRTLAGAVALLDLVGVGLALTRAMWIAAALALVVAFVLAPALRRVITSVVVAGGVGLFSLLAAVPAASTVLTERGSDARPVYDRLGSNEAAGRILADLPWTGIGWRRFFPEAAEWVRQADTYPINNVVIEVHNVLLSRAAELGIPAAVCFVAVLVLGPFAVLGQRPQGDLAVWRVLSVACLTVWVVGGFFGPMATPFPTFVAWLVAGVALGSAAVPVTSRRTTPSEEALA